GCTCCACGGCCAGCGAGTCGAGGTTATGCCGCTCGCGGCCGCTGCGCTGAATGAAATCGAACAACGGGTTGCCATGTTCACGGTACATACCGTCGATAGTGTGCTGCTGGCCCAGCAGCGCGGCGCCGATTTCCAGCGTGGTGAAGTGCACCGCCATCAGGATGGCGCCCTGCCCCGCCTGCTCGGCGGCCTGCAGGTGCTCCAGCCCTTCGACATGCGCCAGGCGCGCCAGGCGTGCTTTCGGCCACCACCAGCTCATGGCCATTTCGAAGAAGGCGATGCCGGTGGAAGCGAAATTGGCCTTGAGCAGACGCTGCCGCTCGTCGACCGACAGCTCCGGGAAGCACAGCTCCAGGTTGCGCGCGGCAATGCGCCGCCGTTCACCGGCAAAGCGGTACATCACCGCCCCCAGCGCGGCACCGACCTTCAACAGGAGCCGATACGGCAGCTGGACCACCAGCCACAGCAGACCCAGGCCCAGCCACAGGCCCCAGAAACGCGGGTGAAGGAAATAGGGACGAAAACGCGGACGTTCCATTGAAGCTTCCGGAAAGACAAAGGCCGCGCATTCTACAACGGATCAGCGCATGTTGCGGGCAACCGGTCTTATCGTTATAAGTCAGGGCACTTTTTTCGCAACAAGCCGTCTATGCAGACCATGAGCCCAAACCACACACCCGACTCCGCCTCCGTGTTCCAGCTCAAGGGCAGCATGCTTGCCATTACCGTGCTGGAACTGGCGCGCAATGACCTTGAGGCCCTTGACCGCCAGCTGGCGGCCAAAGTCGCCCAGGCACCGAACTTCTTCAGCAACACGCCGCTGGTGCTGGCGCTGGACAAGCTGCCGGCCGACGTGGGCGCAATCGACCTGCCTGGCTTGATGCGGATCTGCCGCCACCACGGCCTGCGCACCCTGGCCATCCGCGCCAGCCGTATCGAGGACATTGCCGCCGCCATTGCCATCGACCTGCCGGTGCTGCCGCCGTCCGGTGCCCGCGAACGGCCGCTGGAGCCCGAGCCCGAGGTGAAGAAGCCCGAGCCGGCCCCGGTGCCGCCGCCGATCCTCGAACCCGAGGTGCGCCCGACCCGCATCATCACCGCGCCGGTGCGTGGCGGCCAGCAGATCTACGCCCAGGGCGGCGACCTGGTGGTGACCGCCTCGGTCAGCCCGGGGGCGGAACTTCTGGCCGATGGCAATATCCATGTGTACGGCGCCATGCGCGGCCGCGCCCTGGCCGGCATCAAGGGCAATACCAAGGCGCGTATCTTCTGCCAGCAGATGACCGCCGAAATGGTTTCCATCGCCGGCCAGTACAAGGTTTGCGAAGACCTGCGCCGCGACCCGCTGTGGGGCACTGGCGTGCAAGTCAGCCTGTCTGGCGACGTGTTGAACATCACCCGTCTTTAACGGATACTTGCCAGCATTTTTAGTGCAACTTTTTTGTCGTTGCCAATTATTTGTATTTTTGCAGGGACTTGCGTCCCGATTATTTTAGGGGTGAAACACCTTGGCCAAGATTCTCGTGGTTACTTCCGGCAAGGGGGGTGTGGGCAAGACCACCACCAGCGCCGCCATTGGTACCGGCCTCGCACTGCGTGGCCACAAGACCGTCATTGTCGACTTCGACGTAGGCCTGCGTAACCTCGACCTGATCATGGGCTGCGAACGCCGCGTGGTGTACGACTTCGTCAACGTGGTCAACGGCGAAGCCAACCTGCAGCAGGCCCTGATCAAGGACAAGCGCCTGGAGAACCTGTACGTGCTGGCGGCCAGCCAGACCCGTGACAAGGACGCGCTGACCCAGGAAGGCGTGGAAAAGGTGCTGATGGAGCTGAAGAAAGACTTCGACTTCGTCATCTGCGACTCGCCGGCCGGCATCGAGAAAGGTGCGCACCTGGCCATGTACTTCGCCGACGAAGCCATCGTGGTGACCAACCCCGAGGTTTCCTCGGTACGTGACTCCGACCGCATGCTGGGTATCCTGTCGAGCAAGTCGCGCCGCTCCGAGAACGGCGAAGAGCCGATCAAGGAACACCTGCTGATCACCCGCTACCACCCGGAGCGCGTGGAAAAGGGCGAAATGTTGAGCATCGCCGACGTCGAAGAGATCCTGGCGATCAAGCTCAAGGGCGTGATCCCCGAATCCCAGGCCGTGCTGAAGGCTTCCAACCAGGGTATCCCGGTCATCCTCGACGACCAGAGCGATGCCGGCCAGGCCTATAGCGATACCGTCGACCGTCTGCTGGGCAAAGAGAAGCCCCTGCGGTTCATCGAAGTGCCGAAGCAAGGATTCTTCGCGCGCCTGTTTGGAGGCAAGTAAACCATGAACCTTTTTGACTTCTTTCGTGGCAGACAGAAACAGACCAGC
Above is a genomic segment from Pseudomonas oryzicola containing:
- a CDS encoding lipid A biosynthesis lauroyl acyltransferase, which encodes MERPRFRPYFLHPRFWGLWLGLGLLWLVVQLPYRLLLKVGAALGAVMYRFAGERRRIAARNLELCFPELSVDERQRLLKANFASTGIAFFEMAMSWWWPKARLARLAHVEGLEHLQAAEQAGQGAILMAVHFTTLEIGAALLGQQHTIDGMYREHGNPLFDFIQRSGRERHNLDSLAVEREDVRGMLKLLRSGRAIWYAPDQDYGAKQSIFVPLFGIPAATVTATTKFARLGKAQVIPFTQKRLEDGSGYRLVIHPPLADFPGESEEADCLRINQWVERVLRECPEQYLWAHRRFKSRPEGAPRLYDKKNR
- the minC gene encoding septum site-determining protein MinC, translated to MQTMSPNHTPDSASVFQLKGSMLAITVLELARNDLEALDRQLAAKVAQAPNFFSNTPLVLALDKLPADVGAIDLPGLMRICRHHGLRTLAIRASRIEDIAAAIAIDLPVLPPSGARERPLEPEPEVKKPEPAPVPPPILEPEVRPTRIITAPVRGGQQIYAQGGDLVVTASVSPGAELLADGNIHVYGAMRGRALAGIKGNTKARIFCQQMTAEMVSIAGQYKVCEDLRRDPLWGTGVQVSLSGDVLNITRL
- the minD gene encoding septum site-determining protein MinD → MAKILVVTSGKGGVGKTTTSAAIGTGLALRGHKTVIVDFDVGLRNLDLIMGCERRVVYDFVNVVNGEANLQQALIKDKRLENLYVLAASQTRDKDALTQEGVEKVLMELKKDFDFVICDSPAGIEKGAHLAMYFADEAIVVTNPEVSSVRDSDRMLGILSSKSRRSENGEEPIKEHLLITRYHPERVEKGEMLSIADVEEILAIKLKGVIPESQAVLKASNQGIPVILDDQSDAGQAYSDTVDRLLGKEKPLRFIEVPKQGFFARLFGGK